The following nucleotide sequence is from Bombina bombina isolate aBomBom1 chromosome 11, aBomBom1.pri, whole genome shotgun sequence.
aAACAATATGAACattgaataaaaatgtttatttaaaaggataacagacaaaaacaaacattttcctCAAAATAAATCTACTTTGCAGATTATGCATTCAAAGTACCAGTTATCTAAAGAACTAGCTGTTCTGAaaacaatattgtaaatataaaaaagggaagAGTATACGTTATCCATTCAGAcccataaatagaaaaaaaaatttgtaatataGATTTCAAAACTGGCTATAtgaaggtttttttaaaatgtttgtccaaccaatttaactaaagaaaaaaatagcctgaaaacatttaaatttgcaaGGGGTCGtagagcatatgtatgtatatatatatatatatatatatatatatatatatatatatattactgtctggctcctaaatattcttactggctcctaaattttaaacagatttgtcaacccgaTAGATAGATATCTAACAGGTTTACATTAAAACAAAGAACActacataattaaataataaaaattataaaactacattgttccgatgtagacaaattaaccccgtCATCAAAAGGTTAAAGgcggtaatatatgtatatatctcctcTATAAGAAAGATCTAATCTGAGCAGACACCGAGCAAGAATTAGCCCTGTAATAAACATTGTGGTAAACACACTAAGGTCTatgcaaatctagatcttagtgtttcacaagaagaaatttggctctgaaaagagccgaatgccacaaGTGGACCCTCTCTTCTGCATTTGGCAGCCAACGAAACTACCAAATTGCTACGAGTATGTCTGTAATTGGCTGAAAACCTTTAATGTGCTAAGGCTCTCAAGTGCAACTTCAgcaatgtgtttaacctctttgtaggGGACAAATTAGGGCGTTTTATTTTTGAGTTAGGTTTCCCTTTTTACATAGCCGTCTTAATAGAAGGGTtatattgaagggacagtcaagtccaaaataaactttcatgattcagatagggcatgtcattttaaacaactttccaatttacttttatccccaatttgctttgttctcttggtattcttagttcaaagccaggaggttcatatgctaatttcttagaactagaaggccgcctcttatctgaatgcctttttaccgtttttcaccactagtatTTTGTTAGACCAAAATTCAGATTTTTGTTCCTACATATTTCAGCTCCACAAAAGGGTGTTAAATTCTTTGTCAAGGTTTTATTCCTGTACCAATGCAGATGAGGATACAGCTGTGAGCCAATCAGGCATAagcatacatgcatatgctccaATCACTAACGTTATCCTCATCTGGAGCAAGAGTATGATTTTGACTAAAtaagtaatttgtttaaaaataaaacgctctaactttttttttttacactacaatATCTCTAAGAGAGGATAAGCTAAAATCCTGAAGATATCGTTCCTTTTCTAATACAGCAAAACAACTTTTCATAAATTGTAACACAAAAATTCTATGATGTTCTCTCAAGTAGATTATCGGTAATCCAGGACAAATACCGCTCTGTATATTACATAGAACTGTAATTAACcactattaataataaaaaaaaatccatacacTCACAGTTCAAGACACGTCAGAGTGTGAACCATTTGTTCTCTAGATAACTATTTGCAACTGTCTGCGGTACCTCTGCTCACCTCCCAACATTTACAAGTTTCACTACGGGTCGGAGGTCTAGCGGTCCAGGGGGAGGAGCCGAGTGACCTAGTACTGGAATGAAGGCGGAGCTGGGAATTTCTGGTGCATTTCAGCAGTTGCAGGTTTCACTTTGTGAAACGGGGATATAAAAAGTATAAGGAGGAACACAGGTTCCAAAAACTGAACCAATCCATCAAAAATTGGGAGCTCTGCTCCTGGCAAATAAGGAACTGAAAGAtcaaataatattaactaaatgtgAGGTCCCTGCATACAACACAAATTCAACTCCACAGACAGAGAACCTTTTTTTACCACTAGAAACTACTACGGTTTTATAAACATTTATGCGCTTGCAACATCTGGAGCCTCCTTAGCATCTTCCTGCTTCTTGTCCTTTATTTCCTTGGAATCATCTTGCGCCTCATCGTCCTTTGAAGCATCTTGCGGCACGTTGTCGTTTTTACCCTCTGGCGGCACGTTGTCGTTTTTAGCCTCTGGCGGCACGTTGTCGTTTTTAGCCTCTGGCGGCACGTTGTCGTTTTTAGCCTCTGGCGGCACGTTGTCGTTTTTAGCCTCTGGCGGCTTCTCATCCTTTGTTGGATCCTTTTGTGGCTGTTCTGCACCACTGCTCTTCACCACTTCCTGCAGATTGTACTTTCTGAAGAGCATATAGTCCTTCACAACACTCAGACAGCAGACATTCTTAATGATTTCCACTACAATGGTGTATTCCGGATTGCTCAGGTCAACTTTGTTCTCAGGATTCTGGTTTCCAACAATTCCTGAAAGTAAACAATAAAACATGTGGACAATTCAATTGCAATCGTTTTTTTGCCTTTAATATAAAAAgacagcattttcaaaattcaatagtttttatttttttaaaaaaataaaaaatgttccagCTAGGAAATAACCCAACATTCACTTGCACATTCTTATCCCTCTGCCCCCACCCCAATAGGGCTGTGTGAGTTGTACTTAACCCCTCACAGACTCTAGAATACAAAAACTAACAGCACCATCAGCGTTTCagcattttatttagatttgttacaTAACACAGAGCTATGTATGTCTGCGACGTTTCAGGAGgttagcccttaatcatgcatgattaagggataacctcCTGAAACGTAGCAGACATAGATCTGTGTTATACGAGAAGAAGCTAAATAAAATGCTGAAAAGCTGATGGTGCTGTGGGTTTTTGTATTCTacacacatgaaatagcagtgtcaagctgtgaaaaactgtcaaaatgcattgagataataagcggccttcaagggtttagaaattagcctacaagcctacctaggtttagctttcaacaaagaataccaagagaaaaaaagcaaaatttgatgatgaaagtaaattggaaagttgtttaaaatggcatggcctgagtcatgaaagtttaattttgactagaatgtccctttaacagccaatAAGCACTAGCACAAAATACCTACTAGTCAACAGACAGGAACGACACAAATTATATTGTTGCAATAGTCTACATTTAAAGAAACATGGAACCCAGAATATTTTGTTCATGATCCAgacagcatacattttaaacaactttccagtttatttctgttatcaaattttgcttcattctcttggtatccattgtcaaaggagctagctgaacacattagatgagccaataacaaggtgtctgtgcatagccaccaatcagcagctagctcccagtaatgcattgctgctcctgagcccacctaggtatgcttttaaacaaaggataccaagagaatgaagcaaattagataaaagaagtaaattgaaacattgtttaaaactgcaagctctgtctgaatcatgaacgtttatttttgactttactgtttttttaagtgcatttataggtgtatttttttattttttttaaatcacaccaatagacttgcttgacacagagGTGCTACAAACCTTCAAATTTTTAaagagagcaatatctgtgaagcgcaatataTGGATGTATATAAGTTGATTAAAGAAATAACCGTAACAATtacgtttctataaagtaatgtgtgTCAACATGCTGAAACCTATGTATCCTATacctaatctcttctgctgaggtcaATTAGGGACATAGGACATGTGCAAACAATGACTGTGTGACTTATACCAATGTTAAAATCATTTTTTCAGGGTGTAAAGACCCTTTAACATTGCTCTGTTCCAGCACCTCCACACAGGTATTGTATCATGTACCCTGAATCTGTTCCTAATTGTTCTTAGCAGAAGAGATGAGATAAGGAAATCTAGGTTTCAGCATAGTGACGCCCATCATTTTATATGGAACACtgtgattgtaaaataaaatatttaaaaaggccctttttaaaaaaaaaaaaattaacattggaGACCCTGtactagtatgtgtttaaccccccagcagaggttaaacacacagcagaagTACTGCTCAGGACCATCAAAGCACATCTGAGTTGTATGACTAGCGCTGatgattaaagtgaaagtaaagtatcCACAACCTCTATGCCGCACCGAAAAATACATCTTAAAATATgttaagtttaattcatcagtttttTAAAAGCTCTATTTTTAATCACATTTATTTACCTTTCAAGCCGCAACACTATAATCGCTGTTCCTCCACCCGcctccagaaaaaaaaataattgtcttTTGTGATGACTAATATCGCTATACCTAATTTTATTGGTCCCCCAGTGGCATCTGAAAATCTTCCAATTACGCCCCTACCCATTGCGCATGCGTCTCTCATTGAATTTACTCCCTGTATAGAAGcgcgttcatgagacacgcatgcataTTGACCTCAACAGGGAAACCCAGCTAATTGCGTTGCGTAGAGCGTGGAAATGTTAATTCTCGAGAGCGAGCATGGAtaatgacgtatagagcgggtgggactgctcttacgtgtagcattacaaaaaaacaggAAATGAGCGGCGGGCAGAGGAACCTATAAGACGGTATGAATGATAAAAGGTTAAAATTTTGAAAATAAtaacgaatttaaaaaaaataagttagcgaCTACATATAATGTTAGTAAGTGAATCCATGGCATTAATACAGTACATGAAAATTTACTTTCACCTTAAATCATCAGCAGTTTCCTCTCGAGACATGCAATGCTCTGCAGGTCCCGAGCGGTACattttctgtgtgtttaacccctttttttgCAGGAGGTAAAACACACAGtaatgcagggtcaatagtcttaaaatgacatcctctaatgaattagagtatgcaaattattattatggccttttaaatttaaaacaaaaaaaacttgcaaTATACTTCCGTAATTTATTTAGTCTAAAATACAATTGCAACAGCACAGCTTAgtttaaaatgcaccaaaggtcCTTTTATTGAggtgttacatacacatataaagctACTTATCAGGCTACACCAAGTGCAGCCCAAAAATTCTCTATGTGCTCGTAACATCTCAATAAATGGTGTTGGTGCATTTTAAACTAAGAGGCGCTGTCGCAATTGCATTTTATACAGCGTTGGAGGATTAGCAGAGACCCAGAATCAATGTGCACACTACAGTTAGAAGGACTGAATGCTGACTATTGTGTGTCTTGgtattatttatgttgtcccctttttCTGAAGTAAAACTCTAAAAATTGTGGGATTTCCAGTTCTGAGATTTGTAAATTCATATTGCAGATTTCATAAGCATAACCCTGCTAAATATCTATCCCTGATTGGCCTCATCAGGGGTGATAAGATATTGTAAGTTTAGCTAACAAAATGTCAGTTGCTCACTGTGTTTAATTTACTGACATATCCAGATTGACCTCTAGTCTTATCTCAGTTATCCTTATTTCATCTACATTTAttgtatacacatatagcactgcAAAACATGTTGCCGCAGTGCTAATAAAATTTAACTTGAACCCATAAAGTAATGGCTATAAcattacactacagggagtgcagaattattaggcaaatgagtattttgaccacatcatcctctttatgcatgttgtcttactccaagctgtataggctcgaaagcctactaccaattaagcatattaggtgatgtgcatctctgtaatgagaaggggtgtggtctaatgacatcaacaccctatatcaggtgtgcataattattaggcaacttcctttcctttggcaaaatgggtcaaaagaaggacttgacaggctcagaaaagtaaaaaatagtgagatatcttgcagagggatgcagcactcttaaaattgcaaagcttctgaagcgtgatcatcgaacaatcaagcgtttcattcaaaatagtcaacagggtcgcaagaagcgtgtggaaaaaccaaggcgcaaaataactgcccatgaactgagaaaagtcaagcgtgcagctgccaagatgccacttgccaccagtttggccatatttcagagctgcaacatcactggagtgcccaaaagcacaaggtgtgcaatactcagacatggccaaggtaagaaaggctgaaagacgatcaccactgaacaagacacacaagctgaaacgtcaagactgggccaagaaatatctcaagactgatttttctaaggttttatggactgatgaaatgagagtgagtcttgatgggccagatggatgggcccgtggctggattggtaaagggcagagagctctagtccgactcagatgccagcaaggtggaggtggagtactggtttgggctggtgtcatcaaagatgagcttgtggggccttttcgggttgaggatggagtcaagctcaactcccagtcctactgccagtttctggaagacaccttcttcaagcagtggtacaggaagaagtctgcatccttcaagaaaaacatgattttcatgcaggacaatgctccatcacacgcgtccaagtactccacagcgtggctggcaagaaagggtataaaagaagaaaatctaatgacatggcctccttgttcacctgatctgaaccccattgagaacctgtggtccattatcaaatgtgagatttacaaggagggataacagtacacctctctgaacagtgtctgggaggctgtggttgctgctgcacgcaatgttgatggtgaacagatcaaaacactgacagaatccatggatggcaggcttttgagtgtccttgcaaagaaaggtggctatattggtcactgatttgtttttgttttgtttttgaatgtcagaaatgtatatttgtgaatgtagagatgttatattggtttcactggtaaaaataaataattgaaatgggtatatatttgttttttgttaagttgcctaataattatgcacagtaatagtcacctgcacacacagatatccccctaaaatagctaaaactaaaaacaaactaaaaactgctttcaaaactattcagctttgatattaatgagttttttgggttcattgagaacatggttgttgttcaataataaaatgaatcctcaaaaatacaacttgcctaataattctgcactccctgtaatatattaGCCAGTGATTGGATACATTGAACGTTTTACTCCATATATAAGCCCAATACCTGTTTTTGTTGGCATTGCTGCAAAACATTTCCCCATCACTCATCGTGAAATGATGGTGCTGTTTAAGTAAATGTAACACAACACTGTTAAAAGAAACCTGATGGGAACCGTACCGGCCAGGTCTTTGATGACTTCATCCCTGTTCATGTGATTGTTGTTACGTGCTTTGTATACAATTTGGAAGGTTCCCTTGTTTGGAGTTTTAAACCACGGCTCAAAGAAGGTTTCTGCGTATTTCTTGAGATCCTCAGGGAAAGCCTTACAGGTACCAGAGACCGGCAACATACGGAGAATGACTCGCGTCTTCTTTTTTTTGGTTGTGTAAATATCTTTTAGAATGTGATGCACCAACTTCTCAGGATCTGAAAACAGAAAATATATACACTAATTTTAACTAAAGGACTTATGGTTAGGCAGATAAAGACTTAAGACCAATAAAtacagcataatcaacaaatgcatgataaaaatacagtGAAATAACTGtagtagtttatttttttcttgcaattttcaaaagttatgtctatttccactcctgtatcatgtgacagccatcagccaatcacaaatgcatatacgtatattctgtgaattctcgcacatgctcagtaggagctgatgactcaaaaagtgtaaatataaaaagactgtgcacattttgttaatggaagaaaattggaaagttgtttaaaattactgctctatctgaatcataaaagtttaattctcaGTGTTTAAAAGGGATTGTAACAtagaatgtttaattatacataatacaacaactttgaaatatactttccTTTTGCTCATTTATCTTGTAATGTAATTCTGAAAAGTAAGAATTTTCCAATAGAACTAATAGTGTGCATGGCAGGTTTTTATAAGTCTAAGCTTGCTTTAGCAGAGATAAGAACTGCAAACCATGTCTGGCTGTGTCTTGACCAGCAGTCTGGATTGACTTCTCCAAATTAggcaaattgaaaaaaacaattgcagcaaacaaaatgtgaacctttaaaaaaaaaaaaaaaaattaacattcactGCATTACTGAAATAAAAATCTTGATGCCCATTTAAtggaacattaaagtgaatgtaaattttgatgcaaaagtgcctgtttttttaaaaatttgattaaaaacaggggaaatttaattcatcaaaatttacatttctgaCGTCAGATATTATGGATAGATCATCCTCCAAAcacggctctctcccccccccgggggaatcagtgtctgattcaacgccgtgattggaggaagccggatccttcatttcagacccaggaagaggctttgcgacaggcggagaaagctggagctgctgtcaagattaaaaggtaagtttttttcacaaagagtgaaatgtaaattttgatgaattaaagtgcccctgtttttaatcgaatttttaaaaaccgggcactttagaatcaaaacgtacaaaaaaaaaaatcttagcaatatattttcattattaattttggttACGTTTCCTGACATTTAACTCTGAATATTGTGGCTTTCCACTGACTTAAACAAGGCTGAAGTGAACTCAAGAGACTTCTGAACCCTGGACTAACAACATGCTacatagtgattgcttgatcagcacAGGAGCTCATTTAAATCTGTCCCTgacaaagagataagataaacataatcAATGTATATTCCTGTACTTCAGCACAATACAAAATTGCACTTTTAAATgcttttgaaacatttattttgtattcagaTTTTAGACAATGGAGGGTGAAATTATTGATAAAtaaatactatgtgtatataaaaatgtctGTATTGTGTATATGCGTTTATCATCTGCAAGTACCAATTCATAATATAGtgaatagttaaaggaccagtagatttgcttaaacaaatgcatgataacaaaacacaataaaatagcccttagtctgaacttcaaatgagaattaaaaaatgtttctgacaattttcagttatgtctatttccactcctcttttatcatgtgacagccatcagccaatcacaaatgaaaataggtacagtgggtattgaaaagaatcacccccttgaaaataatcacatgttgttactttgcagcctgaaataaagacagacacagtttttgtttatccagttgtaattactcagtgcaatttATAGCATCCAAGTGTAAGATATAACACAACATGTCAGACAaatataaagacaattcaaaaacagaatcactgagttggaaaaaaggatcacccccttgtgccagtattttgttgaaccaccttttgctttaattacagcctttagtctgttgggatttgtctctactaactttgcacatctagactgtttgCCCACTCTTTGCAGAATTGCTCCAGTtcagttacatttgatggtgaccgtttgtggactgcggTCTTCAAGTcaatgccacagatattcaatggggtttaagtctgggctctgactaggacattcacccttttctccttcaaacactgtgtggtcatttttgctgtgtgctttgggtcattgtcatgttggaagataaaccttcttcccattgacaacttccttgcAGAAGACAGCAGATtttctcaagaatttgacggtattttgtcccatccattattccttctatcctgacaagtgctccagttaCTGCTACAGAGAAACACCccaataacaggatattaccacctctatgctttactgtaggtatggtgttatttggatggtgagctgtattggatttcctccagtcATATagtttgttgttgaggccaaataattaaattttagtctcatctgaccataacacctttttccatgttgcctcagaatctcctaggtgtgttatggcaaagctgaGTCGTGACTGCATTTGGCCTTTCTtcaggagtggcttttttcttgtaaccctcccatacaagccacatttgtggagaat
It contains:
- the THUMPD1 gene encoding THUMP domain-containing protein 1: MSEESGKRRRKAQYVGSAKRHRGSKQLDVGMQGILITCNMNERKCVGEAYSLLNEYGDQLYGPEKLSEKDDGTSESEEDAEEALKKEVNEIRSSIEKNLRRFQSIESGANNVVFIRTLKIDPEKLVHHILKDIYTTKKKKTRVILRMLPVSGTCKAFPEDLKKYAETFFEPWFKTPNKGTFQIVYKARNNNHMNRDEVIKDLAGIVGNQNPENKVDLSNPEYTIVVEIIKNVCCLSVVKDYMLFRKYNLQEVVKSSGAEQPQKDPTKDEKPPEAKNDNVPPEAKNDNVPPEAKNDNVPPEAKNDNVPPEGKNDNVPQDASKDDEAQDDSKEIKDKKQEDAKEAPDVASA